The DNA window GAAGAAAAGCACACAAAGAAGGGATTTACCCAGAGCTTCAAGACATTAAGTTACTGACTGAAAGCTATGAGGCTTCAGAAGGATTAGAGTATTTTATTAGTTTTGAAGATGTCAAGAGAGATATCTTGATTGGGTATGCTAGACTAAGAAAACCTTCAGAGTATGCACATAGAAAAGAGATCTCCAAAGTTCCAACTGGATTAATAAGAGAGCTTCACGTATATGGTGGCCTTATCGGTATAGGCGATAAAAAGGAATCTGGTTGGCAGCATCAGGGGTACGGAAGAAAATTATTGCTTGAATCAGAAAGAATTGCTAAAGAAGAACTAGATTTAAAAAAGATGGTGATTATTTCTGGAATTGGAGCAAGAGAATACTATAGAAAATTTAAATATAAAAAAGAAGGGCCTTATATGTCAAAATTTATCTAGTAATGTTTGGCAAAAAGGATAACTTTTTTTGCTTCTTGACCACACACAATACATTTTTTATCTAATCCATTTTGGTCTAGAGGTATACAACACGAAGTTGCACCTGTTTCTTCTTTTATTTTTTCTTCGCAGTATCCTCTTTCACACCAGCTAATCTTTGCCATTCCTTTTTGATTGTTTAGGATATCTGATAATTCATTGTAGTCTTTAGGTAAAAATGTATTTTTTTCCAAAAACTCTTTGGCTTTTGAGAAAAGATTATTCTGTATATATTCAAGTATCTTGTCTACTTCTTGGCTGAGAATATCCATTGGCACAAAGATTTTTTCAGAATTGTCCCGTCTTACAATAACGACTTTGTTCTCCTTTACGTCTCGTGGCCCTATTTCTATTCTAATTGGTATTCCTTTTAATTCCCATTCATTGAATTTGAAGCCTGCAGTATATCCTTCTCTTTCATCTAATTTTACTTTGTATTTCTTTGCAAGTAAATCTTGAACTTCCTTACATCTCTTAATGACTTCTTCTTTACCATCTTTGAAGATAATTGGAATAATAACAATCTTTATTGGAGCTGCTCTTGGAGGTAAAATAAGTCCTTTATTATCACTGTGGACCATTACTAAGGTACCTACTGTTCTAGTTGTCATCCCCCATGAAGTCTGCCAGACATATTTCTTTTCTTTATCCTTATCTTCAAACATTATATCAAAGGCTTTAGAGAAATGCTGGCCTAAAAGGTGAGATGTTCCGGCTTGCATTGCCTTTTTATCTGCCATCAAACATTCAATTGTCATAGTATAGACTGCACCAGCAAACTTTTCATTATCTGTTTTGTATCCGGAGATTGTTGGAATTGCAAGTAAATTTTCCATTA is part of the Methanofastidiosum sp. genome and encodes:
- the proS gene encoding proline--tRNA ligase; amino-acid sequence: MAEDLGVTISRDEDFSEWYNQIVVKAGLADYSPIKGCMVIKPYGYAIWESIKDFLDKRIKDTGHENAYFPLFIPEEFFEMEKEHVEGFTPEVAWVTHGGDTPLERKLAIRPTSETIMYSMYAKWIRSWRDLPLLINQWANVVRWETKMTKLFIRTREFLWQEGHTAHATKEEAEEEVKKMLDVYREVMENLLAIPTISGYKTDNEKFAGAVYTMTIECLMADKKAMQAGTSHLLGQHFSKAFDIMFEDKDKEKKYVWQTSWGMTTRTVGTLVMVHSDNKGLILPPRAAPIKIVIIPIIFKDGKEEVIKRCKEVQDLLAKKYKVKLDEREGYTAGFKFNEWELKGIPIRIEIGPRDVKENKVVIVRRDNSEKIFVPMDILSQEVDKILEYIQNNLFSKAKEFLEKNTFLPKDYNELSDILNNQKGMAKISWCERGYCEEKIKEETGATSCCIPLDQNGLDKKCIVCGQEAKKVILFAKHY